AGGAAATCCACCATGGCTATCACCGTTATCGGAGTCGTTCCCACCAGAATGGATAAGGTGATGACTTTCCCTGGGTAAAGTCTAAACTTGTAATGCATTCAAAGTAGTAATTAGGATTAATTGAGAACCAGGTTTATATTCTTAGTACATCTGCACAAGATCTGTGGAAATgcttttcaagtttttcaattttggttaaTGCAAGCAGGAATGATAAATGAGAAgtgttataatcataaaaagattctacaaaattaaatctacaaactatcatgattttatataatataataaaaataactttataatctaaagtatcatatcaaatcaaatcactttataaatttagttttgtgaaatctcttttGCTAAAACGTGATTTCTTACcgtaataaaatatcttcatgtGTGGACAGGGAGGGGATAGTGTTGGAATATCACGCTGAAGTCTACGTCGAATGGGGATAAGATactttaaataattgatttagaGATGATAAGCATTAATACacctcaaacaaaaaaaaaaaaattaaataacaagcATCTGCTCAGCAGCCAGGAATAttcaaaataagataatatatgACCTTGTATTTTTCCAGATAATCAAAATAACATCTTCTTGCCCAAGCATCAGCCCAATTagtaaatgataatttagaaaaaaagaaacgttGCCTACCTAACCCCGGCCCTGAACGccataaaaatacttaaatttgGTCCAATAGTTTGAATAGTCGTCGGTCCGAGATctgaaaaatatgttaaaaatcgAAACGTCTTGAAATTCAACGGATCAAGAAATGCAGTGTCCAGACCATGCATGATCTCCTTCACCCAAAGCACAAAGCAGcctataaataaatcaaaactgaGACTAATTACAGAAGTTAACAAAACACAAGGTGAACAAGATATTAATGAACATGATGATGAGTTCGAGGATTTATGTCTGTTTCTTGGTTTTCATGTGTGCAAGCCTGGGTATTATACCAACCCCAAGCCTTGGTCACAGTCACATATGCCTGCCGGATGACCATGTTGCCCTATTCATCTTCGGAGATTCTCTTTTTGATGCAGGAAACAATAACTACATCAACACAACGAACCAGTACCGAGCAAATGTTTATCCATATGGGGAAACCTTCTTTAAGTACCCAACTGGGAGATTTTCAGATGGCCGTATAATTCCAGATTTCATAGGTAAGATATGCACGCACACTCATCATGCcattgtttcttttctttagaaCCTGAAGTCTTTTTCTGTCGGCTAAGTTTTGAAAGCATGCACTGACGTTGCAGCTGAGTTTGCAAAGTTGCCATTTATTCCGGCGTACCTACATCCTGGTTATAAGCGATATGCAGATGGGGCTAACTTTGCATCTGGCGGAGCTGGTGCTCTTGTCGGAACTCATCTAGGATCGGTATATATGCTTCTACCTGATcattgaatttcaatattagGCTTCTCGGGATGCAATTGAAATGCAACCAACTATAGCATAGATGGCACGTAGTCTTGTACGTACCTACAACCGAACCGCtagaaaattcttttttgtctcattatctttcatgtttcccttctctttcaattttgttgcattacaatttacaaactCTTTCAAAAGATCGTAATTATAGTCCTCGTATGCTATTGTTTTGTCTCATTATCTTTCATGTTTTCCTTCTCTAATAACTCTTGTACaactaaaattgaaatttatttttgatgaaataGCACGCTCGTAGCCgttaattgtaaaataggtTGCAAAAGAATTGTGAGATCGATGTATCATTATCCTTTCTTGAAATAGATTGCGTTCCTATGACATAAACACAGCCTTATATGATGACATTGTTGAGATTTATTTGCGttctgttcttcttctttttctctcccttctAATTAATAGGTGATAGACCTGCACACACAACTCAGTAATTTCAAGAGAATGAAGACGCTATTGAAGAAAGAGATAGGTGAAGCAGAAGCCAAGACATTGGTGCCAAGAGCCGTTTACATAACCAGCATCGGAAGCAACGATTACATAGCCCCTTATACTGCAAACTCAAGCTTGTTTCAATCCTACTCTCCAGAAGAGTATGTAGATATGGTTATTGGCAACTTGACAACTGTGATCAAAGTAACAACACTTACATTCGTACCcgatatttgaaataaaaattgttttatattattctctctctctttttcgaTTTTTAACTCGGCCACAAAATTTCTTTGATGATTTCTTATATAGGGAATACACAAGGAAGGAGGAAGGAAATTTGCGTTTGTAAACTTGGCGCCATTGGGTTGCTTCCCATTTTTAAAGCTAATAAACGCAGGTGAATGCGTGGAGAAAATTACAGCACTGGTAAAACTGCACAACAAAGCACTTCCACATGTCCTCCAGGAGCTAGAGAGCCAGCTGAAAggattcaaatattcaattacAGATTTCAACAGTATAGTCAGTGAAACAATGAATAACCCCATAAAATATGGTATGTCATGATGGCTATTCAATTTCATGGTACTGCAGGGTGCAATTTATTATTTACCAATTCTGGTTTTATTTTGTGAAGGTTTCAAGGAAGGGAAGGCGGCATGCTGTGGATCTGGTCGATACAGAGGAGTTAACAGTTGTGGAGGGAAGAGATCCGTCAAAGTGTATGAATTATGTGAAAAAGCCAGTGACTATGTGTTCTTTGACTCTGGCCATCCTACTGAAAGGGCCAGCTTGCTAATGGTCAAGTCGATGTGGAGTGGAAACCAAGGTGTTACATGGCCTTACAATGTAAAAGCACTTGTTGAGCTGAGGTGAAATGAAGATTTTCTCTAGCCATCTGTTCAATTTGCCAAACTCACATTGTTCACCAAATAAACGAGtttgcattttcttctttctggaTGTTAGTGTTTGCGATAATCTAAATATGCCCATCAGGGTTTTCGAAGTTGAATTGAAGTAATAAGGTTGAATTGTTCTTGCTCTGTTTCCTTTTCTTACTATTCCTTGATAGAGAGATCAGGGAAGGCACATCAAATAGAGAAGGACCATCAATTCCTAAATCTCTGCCATTAGAATGAGCCCTGAGAATTTTCCTATTTCTTTTGAAGTTGCTTCACCCATTTCTAATTCCTAGTTCTCTGCCAGCCTCATTCTACGTTGACGGAGCGAGTTTGAGAAAATGCGCAGGATTTAGGTTCTGGCATGATTATTTTGCAAGCACCACCTAAACATTAGTCTATAGAATAGAGCAGTTTAAGTGACTGCAGGATATGGTTAGGCTGGATATTGAAACGTGAGTTGAGtggagttgaaattaaaattaaaaattgaataaaatattattagaatattattttttaatattattattatttaaaaatttaaaaaaattaaattatttattatattttatattaaaatttaaaaaacttataataattaaattaaatgagttgaaatgagttaaaatacaAACTGATcgttgaaataaataaatctatttgtAGTCTCTTTAtcaatatactaaatatatcgGGGATGCAGCAGGCTTAAAACATCAGCTTACATAAGAATAATTagtacttcaattttttttttttatattaatatagtgTCCCGTTATACACAACttgtaaataatataattcaatTGAAAATGCCAGTCAGGAAACTATTAAACAATCTCTGAAGTAGTCAAATCAGAGCTCATTCCAAACAGCTTGTAGACACGTAAAGATGCCAACCTATTGTCTATAAAAACCAGCTAACGATTTGAGGATGACGACATCATTTGCATTGACTTATCATATACATACGTAaagttatatttgtataatataagtttaaatttttttatattaaattatgcacctttatatttttctatagcTATGATTCTATTAATAGTATCTATACATATTTAGAGATTTACTATTCActtttcaaatgttattttactaattatttctctctcttcctactctctctctcacaattctttcatcttcttcctccttcaacaacacaacaaatattttcttgcacattatttttattattataatatattatattttattattttattatattttgaatataatacataaaaaagttatattttttattattgtatttgtattattaatgtcaaatataTGTAGTGTTtactaattgcaaaatatatatatataaaatgattttagaaaataattaataataataataaaataattttaaatttattattattttgtctcaaatatgcataagttAACGTGggacaacaattaaattttgaattttgaatcaaCAAGATTGtatctatttaaattttgaattcataAGATATATATGCAGATATGTAAGACAGCAGTTAGAGTTGTTTTCTATTTAAACTCTTTGTAGATACACAAGGAAATTCAAGTGAACATCAAAGTATTTTCGGGTTCCTTTATACAAATTGATAAACTTTACATGGTATCACAGAGCTACTAAAAGACATACGTCTCTTCCATTCCGATCTAAAATGGCCCCTCCCATTACTAATATCCCAGCCCTCTCCAATCTCTCACTCACTACTAGTGTGAAATTGAATTCTGCAAACTACCCTGTATGGAAAGCTCAAGCTTTACCAAACTTCAGAGGTCAAGATCTCTTTGGCTATCTTGATGGCTCAATTCCCCCTCCACTCAAAGACATTGATGGCCATCCAAATCCCCAATATCATCAATGGCTTCGCCAAGATTCCTTAATCCTAGCCACAATTTACTCTTCACTCGCTGAAGATGTCCTCCCTCAAGTCATGTCCTACACCACATCTCATGAAGTATGGCTTGCACTTGAGCGCAATTTCTCCTCCCTTTCTAGCGCTAAAGCTATCCAAATTCGAACTCAATTGGCAAATGATAGGAAAGGCGCCATGACAGCAAATGAGTATTTCCTCTCCATCAAACGAAGGGCCGATGAGCTTGCAGTTGCTGGACAATGACTCAAAAATGATGATATAATCACCTATATGCTTGCAGGACTTGGTTAGGAATACGATTCCTTGGCCTCCACCATTACCTCAATAGTTGATCCTGTCACCTTGGAGGAACTCTACTCCCTCCTTCTCATTTGTGAATTAAGGGTAAATCACAATAATCAGCCTCTTCAAGTTGCTGCTTCTGCGAATATGGCCACCAAACAACCTCAACAGCAAACCAGACAATCTCGTAACTTCCAATCATCAAATCAGAATCGAGGTGGCTATCATGGTAGAGGACTTGGAAGACGTTCTCAATTTCTTAATTCAAGTCAGAGCTCTACTATCTATCAGGTATGCTTCAAACTAGGTCATAGTGCCCGAAAATGCTATCACCGCTTTGATTTATCTTATCAGGACCACCAAAATTCAAACAATCAGCCATAAGCAATGTTAACGGTTAACTATCAACATCCTGACAAAGAGTGGCATCCCGACACAGGAGCCACCCATCATTTGACAAATGACATGAACAACATTCATGTTCAAAATGAAGGCTACAATGAAAACGATCATATCCAAGTTGTTATTGGTGCAAGTCTGAAAATCGTGCAAAGTGGCACTTCTATAATCTCATCTCTATCTAAATCTTTTGTTCTTAATCAAATTCTACTTGTTCCCaatattcaaaaaaatcttttatctgttcaacatttttgttttgacaatcatgttttctttgagtttcatgCCCCTTTCTTCGTTGTGAAGGACTACTCGAGGACTATCCTGCATCGCAGCCCCCTCATTAATGGTCTATACAGCTTCTTAGCTTCATTAGTACGTCTCCAGCCACAAGCCTTCTCTAGTATTCGTGTGTCTTCCCAAATATGGCATCGTCGTCTCGGACATGCTTCATTTCCAGTTATCAATAAGGTTGTTTCTCTAcctattcaaaataaaaattgctcCATTTGTTCTGATTGTCAGTTGGCCAAAAGCCATGATATACCCTTTACAAAGGTGCATGTTAATGTCTCGAAACCTTTGGATTTAATTTATTCGGATGTTTGGGGGCCAGCCTCTACTTCATCCACTTCGGGTGCAcgttattatattagttttcttGATGATGCTACTAAATTCTTATGGCTATTTcccttaaaattaaaatcagatgcatataacacatttttatgttttcaagcTGCTTTAGAATGCcagtttaacaagaaaataaaatcactccAAACTGACTGTGGAGGCGAATACCATAgcttaaaaatatatctacaaaATCAGGGAATAAACCATAGAATAACATGTGCATATACGCACCAACAGGTAGGTGCTATAGAGAGACGTCACAGGCAAATTGTTGAAGTTAGACTAGCCTTGCTTGCTCACTCCAACTTgcctaaaatattttgggaagaTGCATTCTTAACTGCAATGTTTATTATCAATAGACTACCGACTCCAATCTTAAACCAAAAATCGCCATATGATATGATACATCATCAAAAaccaaattataattttttacgtGCCTTTAGTTGTGCTTGCTGGCCCTATTTACGTCTATACAATCAACAAAAACTTGATTTTCGATCCAAAAATTGCATTTTTATTGGGTATAGTATTTGTCATCAAGGCTACAAGTATCTAGATGTCTCTACCGGAAAAGTCTTTGTGTCTCGGCACGTTGTTTTCGATGAAACACTTTATCCATACACAGAAAAAAATATGCTGACCCTTCAACAAAAAATAGTATCATTGCTCTACCAATCTAACTTAAATATATGTCCTGTTGCCAGTTCTTCGTTTTCTACAGGTGCCACTCTTAACTCCACTACACCAAGCAATCTAGATATGGTCACTACATCTAAACTTCAAATTAATCATGATATTGTTTTGGGTTCTCCTACAAGGGATATCACTCGGCCTCAGCATGAAGATAGTCCACAACAACCTCCTTTAAATTCCCCACCTGCACCACAAAATAAACACCCCATGACCACAAGAAGCAAAAACAATATACACAAGCCTAAATTACCATCTGATTCACATATCAAATATCCCATTACCAAAGCCCTTATGGCCACAATCCAAACACAAGAAATGGAGCCAACTTGCTACTCATAAGTTGTTAAAAGCAGAAATTGGAAAGATGCTATGAACAAAAAATTCGATGCCCTATTGAAAATGGCACTTGGAATTTAGTTCCAAAACCAACTAATGCTAATTTagttggttgcaaatgggtgtACCGGATCAAAAGGAAAGTTAATGGTGATATTGACAGATCTAAAGCAAGACTTGTCGCCAAAGGATTCCATCAACAAGAAGGAGttgattttaacaaaacattCAGTCATGTGGTGAAACCAACAACGTCCGATTGGTTCTATCCTTGGCTATTTCTCCTGGTTGGCATATTCGACAAATTGACGTCCAAAATGTTTTTCTGCATGGACACTTGCACGGGGACGTTTACATGGCCCAACCTCCAGGTTTTGTTCATTCACAATTTCCACATCATGTTTGCAAACTTAAAAAGTCTCTCTTTGACCTTCGCCAAGCACCAAGAGCGTTGTTTTCACGCTTAACAGATAAGCTCCAAGCCGTCGGATTTATAGGAAGTCAAGCCGATCATTCTCTCTATGTTTATCACCAAGTCtcaactcttatttattttttaatttatgtcgATGACATAATTATAACTGGAGGTGATATAGATTCTATAAACAGAGTAATCAGCTTGTTGCAGGATGATTTTGCAATCAAAGACATGGGTGAACTCAATTTCTTTCTAGGCATCAAAGTAATTCGAAGTGACCATGGTCTTTACTTGACACAACAACGCTATATTTTGGACCTTCTAATACGTAG
Above is a genomic segment from Juglans microcarpa x Juglans regia isolate MS1-56 chromosome 1D, Jm3101_v1.0, whole genome shotgun sequence containing:
- the LOC121247529 gene encoding GDSL esterase/lipase 1-like, producing MNMMMSSRIYVCFLVFMCASLGIIPTPSLGHSHICLPDDHVALFIFGDSLFDAGNNNYINTTNQYRANVYPYGETFFKYPTGRFSDGRIIPDFIAEFAKLPFIPAYLHPGYKRYADGANFASGGAGALVGTHLGSVIDLHTQLSNFKRMKTLLKKEIGEAEAKTLVPRAVYITSIGSNDYIAPYTANSSLFQSYSPEEYVDMVIGNLTTVIKGIHKEGGRKFAFVNLAPLGCFPFLKLINAGECVEKITALVKLHNKALPHVLQELESQLKGFKYSITDFNSIVSETMNNPIKYGFKEGKAACCGSGRYRGVNSCGGKRSVKVYELCEKASDYVFFDSGHPTERASLLMVKSMWSGNQGVTWPYNVKALVELRVFEVELK